The Equus asinus isolate D_3611 breed Donkey chromosome 15, EquAss-T2T_v2, whole genome shotgun sequence genome includes a window with the following:
- the EPB41L1 gene encoding band 4.1-like protein 1 isoform X14, whose translation MTTETGPDSEVKKAQEEAPQQPEAAADATTPVTPAGHGHPEANSNEKHLPQQDTRPAEQSLDMEEKDYGEADGLSERTTPSKAQKSPQKIAKKYKSAICRVTLLDASEYECEVEKHGRGQVLFDLVCEHLNLLEKDYFGLTFCDADSQKNWLDPSKEIKKQIRSSPWNFAFTVKFYPPDPAQLTEDITRYYLCLQLRADIITGRLPCSFVTHALLGSYAVQAELGDYDAEEHVGNYVSELRFAPNQTRELEERIMELHKTYRGMTPGEAEIHFLENAKKLSMYGVDLHHAKDSEGIDIMLGVCANGLLIYRDRLRINRFAWPKILKISYKRSNFYIKIRPGEYEQFESTIGFKLPNHRSAKRLWKVCIEHHTFFRLVSPEPPPKGFLVMGSKFRYSGRTQAQTRQASALIDRPAPFFERSSSKRYTMSRSLDGEFSRPASVSENHDAGPDSDKREEDGESGGRRSEAEEGELRTPTKIKELKFLDKPEDVLLKHQASINELKRTLKEPNSKLIHRDRDWERERRLPSSPASPSPKGTPEKANERAGLREGSEEKVKPPRPKAPESDTGDEDQDQERDAVFLKDNHLAIERKCSSITVSSTSSLEAEVDFTVIGDYHGSAFEDFSRSLPELDRDKSDSEPEGLVFSRDLNKGGPGQDDESGGIEDSPDRGACSTLDMPQFEPVKTETMTVSSLAIRKKIEPEAVLQTRVSTVDTSQVDGTAPGGKEFMPTTPSITTETISTTMENSVKSGKGAAAMIPGPQTVATEIRSLSPIIGKDVLTSTYSATAETLSTSTTTHVTKTVKGGFSETRIEKRIIITGDEDVDQDQALALAIKEAKLQHPDMLVTKAVVYRETDPSPEERDKKPQES comes from the exons AGCCTAGACATGGAGGAGAAGGACTACGGTGAGGCCGACGGCCTGTCAGAGAGGACCACGCCCAGCAAGGCCCAGAAATCGCCCCAGAAGATTGCCAAGAAATACAAGAGTGCCATCTGCCGAGTCACTCTGCTCGATGCCTCTGAGTATGAGTGTGAGGTGGAG aAACATGGCCGGGGCCAGGTGCTATTTGACCTGGTCTGTGAGCACCTCAACCTCCTGGAGAAGGACTACTTTGGCCTGACCTTCTGTGATGCTGACAGCCAGAAG AACTGGCTGGACCCCTCCAAGGAAATCAAGAAGCAGATTCGGA GCAGCCCCTGGAATTTTGCCTTCACAGTCAAGTTCTACCCCCCTGACCCTGCTCAGCTGACCGAAGACATCACAAG ATACTACCTGTGCCTGCAGCTGCGGGCGGACATCATCACGGGCCGGCTGCCCTGCTCCTTCGTCACGCATGCCCTGCTGGGCTCCTACGCTGTGCAGGCTGAGCTGGGTGACTATGATGCTGAGGAGCATGTGGGCAACTATGTCAGCGAGCTCCGCTTCGCCCCTAACCAGACCcgggagctggaggagaggatCATGGAGCTGCACAAGACGTATAG GGGCATGACCCCAGGAGAAGCAGAAATCCACTTCCTAGAGAATGCGAAGAAGCTTTCCATGTATGGAGTAGACCTGCACCATGCCAAG GACTCTGAGGGCATCGACATCATGTTAGGAGTCTGTGCCAATGGCCTGCTTATCTACCGGGACCGGCTGAGAATCAACCGCTTCGCCTGGCCCAAGATTCTCAAGATCTCCTACAAGAGGAGTAACTTTTATATCAAGATCCGGCCTGGGGAG TATGAGCAGTTTGAGAGCACAATTGGCTTTAAACTCCCAAACCACCGGTCAGCCAAGAGACTGTGGAAGGTGTGCATCGAGCACCACACGTTCTTCCG GCTGGTGTCCCCTGAGCCCCCACCCAAGGGCTTCCTGGTGATGGGCTCCAAGTTCCGGTATAGTGGGAGGACCCAGGCACAGACCCGCCAGGCCAGCGCCCTCATCGATCGACCTGCACCCTTCTTTGAGCGTTCCTCCAGCAAACGGTACACCATGTCCCGCAGCCTTGATGGAG AGTTCTCCCGTCCAGCCTCAGTCAGTGAGAACCATGACGCAGGACCTGACAGTGACAAGCGGGAAGAGGATGGCGAGTCTGGGGGGCGGCGGTCAGAGGCCGAGGAGGGAGAGCTGAGGACCCCCACCAAGATCAAGGAGCTAAAG TTCTTAGACAAGCCAGAGGATGTCTTGCTGAAGCACCAGGCCAGCATCAACGAGCTCAAGAGGACCCTGAAGGAACCCAACAGCAAACTGATCCACCGGGATCGAGACTGGGAGCGGGAGCGCAGGCTGCCCTCCTCacccgcctccccctcccccaagggCACCCCTGAGAAAGCCAATGAG agagcagggctgagggagggctcAGAGGAGAAAGTCAAACCACCACGTCCCAAGGCCCCAGAGAGTGACACAGGAGATGAGGACCAAGACCAGGAGAGGGACGCAGTGTTCCTGAAGGACAACCACCTGGCCATTGAGCGCAAGTGCTCCAGCATCACAGTCAGCTCCACGTCCAGCCTGGAGGCTGAGGTCGACTTCACAGTCATTGGTGACTACCATGGCAGCGCCTTCGAAGACTTCTCCCGCAGCCTGCCTGAGCTCGACCGAGACAAAAGCGACTCGGAACCCGAGGGCCTGGTGTTCTCCCGGGATCTCAACAAGGGGGGCCCTGGTCAGGATGACGAGTCAGGGGGCATCGAGGACAGCCCGGATCGAGGGGCCTGCTCTACCCTGGATATGCCCCAGTTTGAG CCTGTGAAAACGGAAACCATGACTGTCAGCAGCCTGGCCATCAGGAAGAAGATCGAGCCGGAGGCTGTACTGCAGACCAGAGTCAGCACTGTGGACACCAGCCAG GTTGATGGCACTGCCCCAGGGGGGAAGGAGTTCATGCCAACCACTCCCTCCATCACCACGGAGACCATATCAACCACCATG GAGAACAGTGTCAAGTCCGGGAAGGGGGCAGCTGCCATGATCCCAGGCCCACAGACGGTGGCCACGGAAATCCGTTCTCTTTCTCCG ATCATCGGGAAAGATGTCCTCACCAGCACCTACAGCGCCACCGCGGAAAccctctccacctccaccaccacccatGTTACCAAA ACTGTGAAAGGAGGGTTTTCTGAGACAAGGATTGAGAAGCGAATCATCATTACTGGGGACGAAGATGTTGATCAAGACCAG GCCCTggctttggccatcaaggaggccaAACTGCAGCATCCTGACATGCTGGTAACCAAAGCTGTCGTATACAGAGAAACAGACCCATCCCCAGAGGAGAGGGACAAGAAGCCACAG
- the EPB41L1 gene encoding band 4.1-like protein 1 isoform X9 — protein sequence MTTETGPDSEVKKAQEEAPQQPEAAADATTPVTPAGHGHPEANSNEKHLPQQDTRPAEQSLDMEEKDYGEADGLSERTTPSKAQKSPQKIAKKYKSAICRVTLLDASEYECEVEKHGRGQVLFDLVCEHLNLLEKDYFGLTFCDADSQKNWLDPSKEIKKQIRSSPWNFAFTVKFYPPDPAQLTEDITRYYLCLQLRADIITGRLPCSFVTHALLGSYAVQAELGDYDAEEHVGNYVSELRFAPNQTRELEERIMELHKTYRGMTPGEAEIHFLENAKKLSMYGVDLHHAKDSEGIDIMLGVCANGLLIYRDRLRINRFAWPKILKISYKRSNFYIKIRPGEYEQFESTIGFKLPNHRSAKRLWKVCIEHHTFFRLVSPEPPPKGFLVMGSKFRYSGRTQAQTRQASALIDRPAPFFERSSSKRYTMSRSLDGAEFSRPASVSENHDAGPDSDKREEDGESGGRRSEAEEGELRTPTKIKELKFLDKPEDVLLKHQASINELKRTLKEPNSKLIHRDRDWERERRLPSSPASPSPKGTPEKANESQRTQDISQQDLAPEPGTATGLEVFTQKSLAASPEGSEHWVFIEREYTRPEELSLLKMTTTQQEEREAGLTDILADGRLSKVDVLVDKFKVEVATEVMVGTGRANTQQQGRMIASPEDFESVWEEGLWARDGPGGASLAVGYTLAEKLLEGSRFQVGTGETTIRMRHVSGGQQEGQTELRKELGEFQAGGRPSTPGTRPAEMDGLSLASDRGGLQSFLLDPADVEARADSSDETDTSFAERSFYLSYGEKDSEDQALPPPLEESEEHMDASPGDKTRPERSEKLAESSELNSSGPWGSAAVSCRNTGEEDEVHSPSSEEGAGPPRKHGRLDDLEAFVEQLSKETSPGQTFAEAWEEARWGVEGQFTHSASTVASEEEAPKSGDLMEKAEKSPPVGWKNHSPHRGGHVNPDLLACALPWAISPDNVRKPAKPDRGNVLPKDRGLVHTQTGELAMEDSRASAFLQMEVITHLPASPGPFQAQAAPEEVSPSPAPHKSGDPSQLMDPFGEKSLVFLKQAHPPKESPEPKDQVGLFVTPDRGECRAPPIASRKPRVVPEEAEGAIPLGLVFPSGKQKEMTSFQAGGQEGSLEDISKTSVANKIHIFETHGVRPTRRVSQGETRALPNELSSEASTGQVEQQRNKLLDLGFIQLQPLGDFAGPKATHSSVIQPATRHFRQGIPAVSPQEGGMELQLVSPDSGCETTLEEVTGGTGHNKSGDAVREEKRVTSLAANPSGKGGRLRFTSPSGPQRAGLREGSEEKVKPPRPKAPESDTGDEDQDQERDAVFLKDNHLAIERKCSSITVSSTSSLEAEVDFTVIGDYHGSAFEDFSRSLPELDRDKSDSEPEGLVFSRDLNKGGPGQDDESGGIEDSPDRGACSTLDMPQFEPVKTETMTVSSLAIRKKIEPEAVLQTRVSTVDTSQVDGTAPGGKEFMPTTPSITTETISTTMENSVKSGKGAAAMIPGPQTVATEIRSLSPIIGKDVLTSTYSATAETLSTSTTTHVTKTVKGGFSETRIEKRIIITGDEDVDQDQALALAIKEAKLQHPDMLVTKAVVYRETDPSPEERDKKPQPCRTTRASQTAMIVEVP from the exons AGCCTAGACATGGAGGAGAAGGACTACGGTGAGGCCGACGGCCTGTCAGAGAGGACCACGCCCAGCAAGGCCCAGAAATCGCCCCAGAAGATTGCCAAGAAATACAAGAGTGCCATCTGCCGAGTCACTCTGCTCGATGCCTCTGAGTATGAGTGTGAGGTGGAG aAACATGGCCGGGGCCAGGTGCTATTTGACCTGGTCTGTGAGCACCTCAACCTCCTGGAGAAGGACTACTTTGGCCTGACCTTCTGTGATGCTGACAGCCAGAAG AACTGGCTGGACCCCTCCAAGGAAATCAAGAAGCAGATTCGGA GCAGCCCCTGGAATTTTGCCTTCACAGTCAAGTTCTACCCCCCTGACCCTGCTCAGCTGACCGAAGACATCACAAG ATACTACCTGTGCCTGCAGCTGCGGGCGGACATCATCACGGGCCGGCTGCCCTGCTCCTTCGTCACGCATGCCCTGCTGGGCTCCTACGCTGTGCAGGCTGAGCTGGGTGACTATGATGCTGAGGAGCATGTGGGCAACTATGTCAGCGAGCTCCGCTTCGCCCCTAACCAGACCcgggagctggaggagaggatCATGGAGCTGCACAAGACGTATAG GGGCATGACCCCAGGAGAAGCAGAAATCCACTTCCTAGAGAATGCGAAGAAGCTTTCCATGTATGGAGTAGACCTGCACCATGCCAAG GACTCTGAGGGCATCGACATCATGTTAGGAGTCTGTGCCAATGGCCTGCTTATCTACCGGGACCGGCTGAGAATCAACCGCTTCGCCTGGCCCAAGATTCTCAAGATCTCCTACAAGAGGAGTAACTTTTATATCAAGATCCGGCCTGGGGAG TATGAGCAGTTTGAGAGCACAATTGGCTTTAAACTCCCAAACCACCGGTCAGCCAAGAGACTGTGGAAGGTGTGCATCGAGCACCACACGTTCTTCCG GCTGGTGTCCCCTGAGCCCCCACCCAAGGGCTTCCTGGTGATGGGCTCCAAGTTCCGGTATAGTGGGAGGACCCAGGCACAGACCCGCCAGGCCAGCGCCCTCATCGATCGACCTGCACCCTTCTTTGAGCGTTCCTCCAGCAAACGGTACACCATGTCCCGCAGCCTTGATGGAG CAGAGTTCTCCCGTCCAGCCTCAGTCAGTGAGAACCATGACGCAGGACCTGACAGTGACAAGCGGGAAGAGGATGGCGAGTCTGGGGGGCGGCGGTCAGAGGCCGAGGAGGGAGAGCTGAGGACCCCCACCAAGATCAAGGAGCTAAAG TTCTTAGACAAGCCAGAGGATGTCTTGCTGAAGCACCAGGCCAGCATCAACGAGCTCAAGAGGACCCTGAAGGAACCCAACAGCAAACTGATCCACCGGGATCGAGACTGGGAGCGGGAGCGCAGGCTGCCCTCCTCacccgcctccccctcccccaagggCACCCCTGAGAAAGCCAATGAG TCCCAGAGGACCCAGGACATCTCTCAGCAGGACTTGGCACCTGAGCCTGGGACGGCCACAGGCTTGGAAGTGTTCACTCAGAAAAGCCTCGCAGCGTCTCCTGAG GGTTCAGAGCATTGGGTATTTATAGAAAGAGAGTACACTAGGCCAGAAGAACTCAGTCTCCTAAAAATGACTACCACGCAgcaggaagaaagggaggcaggCCTCACAGATATCCTTGCTGATGGCAGACTCTCCAAGGTAGACGTCCTGGTGGACAAGTTCAAAGTTGAAGTGGCCACAGAAGTAATGGTGGGAACTGGAAGAGCAAACACCCAGCAACAAGGAAGAATGATTGCAAGCCCTGAAGACTTTGAGTCTGTGTGGGAGGAAGGCCTGTGGGCCAGGGATGGCCCAGGAGGGGCTTCTCTGGCTGTAGGCTATACCCTGGCAGAAAAGCTCCTTGAGGGCTCCCGGTTCCAAGTGGGCACTGGAGAGACAACCATCAGGATGCGCCATGTCTCCGGTGGTCAGCAAGAGGGCCAGACGGAGctgaggaaggagctgggggaGTTCCAGGCTGGTGGAAGACCCAGTACACCGGGGACCAGGCCAGCAGAGATGGATGGCCTCTCTCTAGCCTCTGACAGGGGAGGACTCCAGTCATTTCTGCTGGACCCAGCTGACGTGGAAGCCAGAGCTGACTCCAGTGATGAAACTGATACTTCCTTTGCAGAGAGGAGCTTCTATTTAAGCTATGGAGAGAAAGATTCTGAAGACcaagccctccctccacccctggaGGAGAGTGAAGAGCACATGGATGCCTCTCCTGGAGATAAGACCAGGCCGGAGCGCTCTGAGAAGCTCGCAGAGAGCTCTGAGCTAAACTCCTCAGGCCCGTGGGGCTCTGCTGCAGTTTCCTGCAGgaacactggtgaagaggatgaaGTCCACTCACCTTCCTCAGAGGAAGGGGCAGGACCTCCCAGGAAACACGGAAGACTGGATGACCTGGAGGCCTTTGTTGAGCAGCTCAGTAAGGAAACTTCTCCAGGGCAGACGTTTGCTGAGGCCTGGGAAGAAGCCAGGTGGGGGGTAGAAGGACAGTTTACTCACTCAGCATCCACCGTGGCCTCAGAGGAAGAGGCCCCCAAGAGTGGAGATTTGATGGAAAAGGCTGAAAAAAGCCCCCCAGTGGGATGGAAGAATCACTCCCCTCACAGAGGAGGGCACGTGAACCCAGACCTCCTGGCCTGCGCCCTTCCATGGGCCATCTCTCCTGACAATGTCAGGAAGCCAGCTAAACCAGACAGAGGCAACGTCCTGCCCAAAGACAGGGGACTGGTTCACACCCAAACAGGAGAACTTGCAATGGAGGACAGCAGAGCCTCAGCATTTCTTCAGATGGAGGTGATcacccacctccctgcctccccaggtCCCTTTCAAGCTCAGGCAGCTCCAGAGGAAGTTTCTCCAAGCCCAGCCCCTCATAAGTCAGGGGATCCTTCGCAGCTCATGGATCCTTTTGGAGAAAAGTCGCTTGTGTTTCTCAAACAGGCCCATCCTCCCAAAGAAAGCCCGGAGCCCAAGGACCAAGTAGGGCTGTTTGTGACCCCGGACAGAGGGGAGTGCCGAGCGCCTCCCATTGCCAGCAGAAAGCCCAGAGTTGTCCCTGAAGAAGCTGAGGGGGCCATACCCCTGGGATTGGTGTTCCCTTCAGGGAAGCAAAAGGAGATGACCTCTTTCCAGGCGGGGGGCCAAGAGGGCTCCCTAGAAGATATTAGCAAGACCTCAGTGGCCAACAAAATTCACATCTTTGAGACCCATGGAGTGAGACCCACTCGCCGAGTGAGCCAAGGTGAAACAAGGGCTCTTCCAAACGAGTTGTCTTCAGAGGCTTCCACGGGTCAGGTGGAGCAGCAGCGGAACAAGCTCTTAGACCTGGGCTTTATCCAACTCCAGCCCCTGGGGGACTTTGCCGGCCCCAAAGCCACACATTCCTCGGTGATACAGCCAGCGACCAGACACTTCAGGCAGGGCATTCCTGCCGTATCTCCCCAGGAAGGAGGCATGGAACTCCAGCTCGTGTCCCCCGATTCAGGCTGTGAAACTACGCTGGAAGAAGTTACTGGGGGAACTGGCCAC AACAAATCCGGAGATGCAGTCAGGGAAGAGAAGCGAGTCACCAGCTTAGCAGCGAACCCCTCTGGAAAGGGAGGGCGCCTGAGATTCACCAGCCCCTCGGGCCCTCAG agagcagggctgagggagggctcAGAGGAGAAAGTCAAACCACCACGTCCCAAGGCCCCAGAGAGTGACACAGGAGATGAGGACCAAGACCAGGAGAGGGACGCAGTGTTCCTGAAGGACAACCACCTGGCCATTGAGCGCAAGTGCTCCAGCATCACAGTCAGCTCCACGTCCAGCCTGGAGGCTGAGGTCGACTTCACAGTCATTGGTGACTACCATGGCAGCGCCTTCGAAGACTTCTCCCGCAGCCTGCCTGAGCTCGACCGAGACAAAAGCGACTCGGAACCCGAGGGCCTGGTGTTCTCCCGGGATCTCAACAAGGGGGGCCCTGGTCAGGATGACGAGTCAGGGGGCATCGAGGACAGCCCGGATCGAGGGGCCTGCTCTACCCTGGATATGCCCCAGTTTGAG CCTGTGAAAACGGAAACCATGACTGTCAGCAGCCTGGCCATCAGGAAGAAGATCGAGCCGGAGGCTGTACTGCAGACCAGAGTCAGCACTGTGGACACCAGCCAG GTTGATGGCACTGCCCCAGGGGGGAAGGAGTTCATGCCAACCACTCCCTCCATCACCACGGAGACCATATCAACCACCATG GAGAACAGTGTCAAGTCCGGGAAGGGGGCAGCTGCCATGATCCCAGGCCCACAGACGGTGGCCACGGAAATCCGTTCTCTTTCTCCG ATCATCGGGAAAGATGTCCTCACCAGCACCTACAGCGCCACCGCGGAAAccctctccacctccaccaccacccatGTTACCAAA ACTGTGAAAGGAGGGTTTTCTGAGACAAGGATTGAGAAGCGAATCATCATTACTGGGGACGAAGATGTTGATCAAGACCAG GCCCTggctttggccatcaaggaggccaAACTGCAGCATCCTGACATGCTGGTAACCAAAGCTGTCGTATACAGAGAAACAGACCCATCCCCAGAGGAGAGGGACAAGAAGCCACAG
- the EPB41L1 gene encoding band 4.1-like protein 1 isoform X10: MTTETGPDSEVKKAQEEAPQQPEAAADATTPVTPAGHGHPEANSNEKHLPQQDTRPAEQSLDMEEKDYGEADGLSERTTPSKAQKSPQKIAKKYKSAICRVTLLDASEYECEVEKHGRGQVLFDLVCEHLNLLEKDYFGLTFCDADSQKNWLDPSKEIKKQIRSSPWNFAFTVKFYPPDPAQLTEDITRYYLCLQLRADIITGRLPCSFVTHALLGSYAVQAELGDYDAEEHVGNYVSELRFAPNQTRELEERIMELHKTYRGMTPGEAEIHFLENAKKLSMYGVDLHHAKDSEGIDIMLGVCANGLLIYRDRLRINRFAWPKILKISYKRSNFYIKIRPGEYEQFESTIGFKLPNHRSAKRLWKVCIEHHTFFRLVSPEPPPKGFLVMGSKFRYSGRTQAQTRQASALIDRPAPFFERSSSKRYTMSRSLDGAEFSRPASVSENHDAGPDSDKREEDGESGGRRSEAEEGELRTPTKIKELKPEQETTPRHKQEFLDKPEDVLLKHQASINELKRTLKEPNSKLIHRDRDWERERRLPSSPASPSPKGTPEKANERAGLREGSEEKVKPPRPKAPESDTGDEDQDQERDAVFLKDNHLAIERKCSSITVSSTSSLEAEVDFTVIGDYHGSAFEDFSRSLPELDRDKSDSEPEGLVFSRDLNKGGPGQDDESGGIEDSPDRGACSTLDMPQFEPVKTETMTVSSLAIRKKIEPEAVLQTRVSTVDTSQVDGTAPGGKEFMPTTPSITTETISTTMENSVKSGKGAAAMIPGPQTVATEIRSLSPIIGKDVLTSTYSATAETLSTSTTTHVTKTVKGGFSETRIEKRIIITGDEDVDQDQALALAIKEAKLQHPDMLVTKAVVYRETDPSPEERDKKPQPCRTTRASQTAMIVEVP; the protein is encoded by the exons AGCCTAGACATGGAGGAGAAGGACTACGGTGAGGCCGACGGCCTGTCAGAGAGGACCACGCCCAGCAAGGCCCAGAAATCGCCCCAGAAGATTGCCAAGAAATACAAGAGTGCCATCTGCCGAGTCACTCTGCTCGATGCCTCTGAGTATGAGTGTGAGGTGGAG aAACATGGCCGGGGCCAGGTGCTATTTGACCTGGTCTGTGAGCACCTCAACCTCCTGGAGAAGGACTACTTTGGCCTGACCTTCTGTGATGCTGACAGCCAGAAG AACTGGCTGGACCCCTCCAAGGAAATCAAGAAGCAGATTCGGA GCAGCCCCTGGAATTTTGCCTTCACAGTCAAGTTCTACCCCCCTGACCCTGCTCAGCTGACCGAAGACATCACAAG ATACTACCTGTGCCTGCAGCTGCGGGCGGACATCATCACGGGCCGGCTGCCCTGCTCCTTCGTCACGCATGCCCTGCTGGGCTCCTACGCTGTGCAGGCTGAGCTGGGTGACTATGATGCTGAGGAGCATGTGGGCAACTATGTCAGCGAGCTCCGCTTCGCCCCTAACCAGACCcgggagctggaggagaggatCATGGAGCTGCACAAGACGTATAG GGGCATGACCCCAGGAGAAGCAGAAATCCACTTCCTAGAGAATGCGAAGAAGCTTTCCATGTATGGAGTAGACCTGCACCATGCCAAG GACTCTGAGGGCATCGACATCATGTTAGGAGTCTGTGCCAATGGCCTGCTTATCTACCGGGACCGGCTGAGAATCAACCGCTTCGCCTGGCCCAAGATTCTCAAGATCTCCTACAAGAGGAGTAACTTTTATATCAAGATCCGGCCTGGGGAG TATGAGCAGTTTGAGAGCACAATTGGCTTTAAACTCCCAAACCACCGGTCAGCCAAGAGACTGTGGAAGGTGTGCATCGAGCACCACACGTTCTTCCG GCTGGTGTCCCCTGAGCCCCCACCCAAGGGCTTCCTGGTGATGGGCTCCAAGTTCCGGTATAGTGGGAGGACCCAGGCACAGACCCGCCAGGCCAGCGCCCTCATCGATCGACCTGCACCCTTCTTTGAGCGTTCCTCCAGCAAACGGTACACCATGTCCCGCAGCCTTGATGGAG CAGAGTTCTCCCGTCCAGCCTCAGTCAGTGAGAACCATGACGCAGGACCTGACAGTGACAAGCGGGAAGAGGATGGCGAGTCTGGGGGGCGGCGGTCAGAGGCCGAGGAGGGAGAGCTGAGGACCCCCACCAAGATCAAGGAGCTAAAG CCGGAGCAGGAAACCACGCCGAGACACAAACAGGAG TTCTTAGACAAGCCAGAGGATGTCTTGCTGAAGCACCAGGCCAGCATCAACGAGCTCAAGAGGACCCTGAAGGAACCCAACAGCAAACTGATCCACCGGGATCGAGACTGGGAGCGGGAGCGCAGGCTGCCCTCCTCacccgcctccccctcccccaagggCACCCCTGAGAAAGCCAATGAG agagcagggctgagggagggctcAGAGGAGAAAGTCAAACCACCACGTCCCAAGGCCCCAGAGAGTGACACAGGAGATGAGGACCAAGACCAGGAGAGGGACGCAGTGTTCCTGAAGGACAACCACCTGGCCATTGAGCGCAAGTGCTCCAGCATCACAGTCAGCTCCACGTCCAGCCTGGAGGCTGAGGTCGACTTCACAGTCATTGGTGACTACCATGGCAGCGCCTTCGAAGACTTCTCCCGCAGCCTGCCTGAGCTCGACCGAGACAAAAGCGACTCGGAACCCGAGGGCCTGGTGTTCTCCCGGGATCTCAACAAGGGGGGCCCTGGTCAGGATGACGAGTCAGGGGGCATCGAGGACAGCCCGGATCGAGGGGCCTGCTCTACCCTGGATATGCCCCAGTTTGAG CCTGTGAAAACGGAAACCATGACTGTCAGCAGCCTGGCCATCAGGAAGAAGATCGAGCCGGAGGCTGTACTGCAGACCAGAGTCAGCACTGTGGACACCAGCCAG GTTGATGGCACTGCCCCAGGGGGGAAGGAGTTCATGCCAACCACTCCCTCCATCACCACGGAGACCATATCAACCACCATG GAGAACAGTGTCAAGTCCGGGAAGGGGGCAGCTGCCATGATCCCAGGCCCACAGACGGTGGCCACGGAAATCCGTTCTCTTTCTCCG ATCATCGGGAAAGATGTCCTCACCAGCACCTACAGCGCCACCGCGGAAAccctctccacctccaccaccacccatGTTACCAAA ACTGTGAAAGGAGGGTTTTCTGAGACAAGGATTGAGAAGCGAATCATCATTACTGGGGACGAAGATGTTGATCAAGACCAG GCCCTggctttggccatcaaggaggccaAACTGCAGCATCCTGACATGCTGGTAACCAAAGCTGTCGTATACAGAGAAACAGACCCATCCCCAGAGGAGAGGGACAAGAAGCCACAG